In Niallia sp. FSL W8-0635, one genomic interval encodes:
- a CDS encoding Lrp/AsnC family transcriptional regulator encodes MKLTEKEIEIAEILEKDARISDEDIAKMIGEELENTKEMITKLETENIVVRYTSIVDWSKVEGHEGVTAMIDVKVTPKRGVGFDEVAQRIYRFKEVKSLYLMSGAYDLSVIIEGKSMNEVARFVSEKLSTLDSVISTTTHFILKQYKHDGTIFEPSDDDKRIVVSP; translated from the coding sequence ATGAAATTAACAGAAAAAGAAATTGAAATTGCAGAGATTTTGGAAAAAGATGCAAGGATTTCTGACGAAGATATTGCAAAAATGATTGGTGAAGAGTTAGAAAATACAAAAGAAATGATTACTAAATTAGAGACAGAAAATATAGTTGTGCGCTATACATCCATTGTAGATTGGTCAAAAGTGGAAGGGCATGAAGGCGTTACTGCAATGATTGATGTCAAAGTAACGCCGAAAAGAGGTGTTGGCTTTGATGAGGTGGCTCAAAGAATTTACCGTTTTAAGGAAGTTAAGTCCCTCTATTTAATGTCTGGGGCATATGATTTATCGGTAATTATTGAAGGGAAATCTATGAATGAAGTGGCAAGATTTGTTTCGGAGAAGCTTTCAACCCTTGATTCTGTAATTTCTACCACTACTCATTTTATTTTAAAACAATATAAACATGATGGAACGATATTTGAACCGTCAGATGATGATAAAAGAATTGTGGTGTCACCATAA
- a CDS encoding IS110 family transposase: protein MKIFQNDKEERGKTLELIIALDISMGKSYKVLYDGQTCLSEGEILHNKFGFQALLEEIHSLPEEPKIVFESTGIYSKPVETFCQKNNLTYFLLNPLEAKKQLEQGTLRSWKTDKHDAHKLAQIHPFVDRSEKVQQPEIYTELRDLSRFYQEIEGQIKHTRMYLHHALQVSFPELERFFSSRVTPYALTLIELFPHPELVLQTSRTKIKNLLMKTTHKKISENRAMEKAKLIIEYAQESYPAVSPDSVPTQKVQYYARQLLHLLEEKKMVSEQLIVKARQLSEFQLLTSFPGIGEISAALLIGEIGDLSRFSNHKKVNAFIGIDIRRYQSGKYAGQDHINKRGNPKGRKVLYLIVKNMIRQQKAAPNHIVDYYYKLKKQPQAKKDRVATVACMNKLLKCIYSMVRNNTKYEYSYTVSKDQ, encoded by the coding sequence GTGAAGATCTTTCAAAATGATAAAGAAGAGAGAGGAAAAACATTGGAATTAATTATTGCTTTAGATATTTCTATGGGGAAAAGTTACAAAGTCTTATATGACGGTCAAACATGTCTTTCAGAAGGGGAAATACTTCACAATAAGTTTGGGTTTCAAGCATTACTGGAAGAGATTCATAGCCTTCCAGAAGAACCTAAAATTGTTTTCGAATCAACTGGTATATATTCGAAGCCAGTGGAGACCTTTTGTCAGAAAAACAATTTAACCTATTTCTTATTAAATCCTCTGGAAGCCAAGAAACAACTAGAACAGGGAACACTCAGAAGCTGGAAAACAGACAAACATGATGCCCATAAATTAGCACAAATTCATCCATTTGTGGATCGATCAGAAAAAGTACAACAACCTGAAATTTATACAGAACTTCGTGATCTTTCGCGCTTTTATCAAGAAATAGAAGGACAAATAAAACATACTCGGATGTACTTGCACCATGCACTTCAAGTAAGCTTTCCGGAGCTTGAACGATTCTTTTCCAGTAGAGTAACACCTTATGCTTTAACACTAATAGAGTTATTTCCACATCCTGAATTAGTATTACAGACAAGTAGAACCAAGATTAAAAATTTATTGATGAAAACTACGCATAAGAAGATATCAGAAAATCGAGCTATGGAGAAGGCGAAGTTAATCATTGAATACGCGCAAGAATCTTATCCAGCTGTTTCACCAGATAGTGTTCCAACTCAAAAAGTTCAATATTATGCACGACAACTTCTTCATCTATTAGAGGAGAAAAAAATGGTTTCCGAACAATTAATTGTGAAGGCCCGACAACTTTCGGAATTCCAGTTACTTACTAGCTTTCCTGGCATTGGGGAGATTAGCGCAGCACTCCTTATTGGTGAGATAGGCGATCTGTCACGCTTTTCTAATCATAAAAAAGTGAACGCCTTTATCGGCATAGATATTAGAAGGTATCAATCTGGTAAATATGCAGGTCAAGACCATATCAATAAACGTGGAAATCCAAAAGGAAGAAAAGTCTTATATCTTATCGTTAAGAACATGATACGCCAACAAAAAGCTGCCCCCAATCATATTGTGGATTATTATTATAAATTAAAAAAGCAACCTCAGGCCAAAAAGGACAGGGTTGCCACTGTAGCTTGCATGAACAAGCTATTGAAATGTATCTATTCCATGGTCAGGAACAATACAAAGTACGAATACTCGTACACGGTCTCTAAGGACCAATAA
- a CDS encoding DUF1871 family protein → MNSQEMNIEFVRLLNEWDPFLIGEGNYDTEIADSLQALHDLELEKDLANAIQAIYEFSFDESIPITSCLAISKKLMAVKHSGTCSF, encoded by the coding sequence ATGAATAGCCAAGAAATGAATATAGAATTTGTGCGTCTATTAAATGAATGGGACCCTTTTTTAATAGGAGAGGGAAATTATGATACTGAAATTGCTGATAGTCTTCAAGCGTTACATGATTTAGAGTTGGAAAAAGATTTAGCGAATGCAATCCAAGCAATTTATGAATTTTCTTTTGACGAATCTATTCCAATAACAAGTTGCTTAGCAATCTCCAAAAAACTCATGGCCGTAAAACATAGCGGCACCTGTTCATTTTAA